A genomic region of Melopsittacus undulatus isolate bMelUnd1 chromosome 5, bMelUnd1.mat.Z, whole genome shotgun sequence contains the following coding sequences:
- the BBS12 gene encoding chaperonin-containing T-complex member BBS12, protein MAFRDVNARRHIGLQQLSSLALAGRTLLGPVKSCKFIVDEITNESTLICSAVRLIESLDLTSAAGQLLNETIQAQTKEFKTGMSTLLFLVGAWSNAIVECLQQNVPVSAIVSVMSEGLNSCCERVQCLQISIHDVNKELCSSSVRPYASKSKTCQTGCDSLPNSQLFLYFQKDISVPEVIPMNSCSHQDDDCNFNKHLVSPLPGFDSVASLVKPAGDKSTSVISGSGVATSSCNKQKLTHSRYFSTLGKSRFSSQQGNFQGYHLGPSADSCECRGLGHLAMALSHGNETSMKLLQSIVTYQQETAKHSGSSQLNVADIVTCCLVGLPESYSCASPGFVTLVSPEQVTVIKYFEDKLLRILLIDGDLTEQYRHLGFNRPCNVRTIVEHPSLQEGDLWISSMLDNLIKFEVNLVLVKGNVCKNLMESCIANSILLVSSVTWNVLCAFGEVTGAQPVTYLSQLNASCVGSGAQVELWKACDGRAMDLGELVPVRIKAQGLPLLTALLTTTVASKMQFIEDQFWTLMYRLHHALIDKKVFIGGGAVELLCLSHIQMLVEQPLQLPNQNAAKEFHNPWQAASARGYNSVVLQALASGWKQYLLVVMCNTTKAASELEACTSVDNYLRKAADCGSPSAYILNEFRRGCLLRDGAGPFTDHREGLKVYDNVTAKTEAWRRALDLVLLVLQTDAEIVTSPRKNQLLNSHVSSEFMFL, encoded by the coding sequence ATGGCTTTCAGGGATGTGAATGCAAGGCGACACATTGGACTTCAGCAACTCTCTTCCTTAGCCTTAGCTGGAAGAACATTACTGGGGCCGGTGAAATCGTGTAAATTCATTGTGGATGAAATCACCAACGAAAGCACGTTGATTTGTTCTGCTGTTAGACTGATTGAAAGTTTGGATTTAACTAGTGCTGCTGGACAGCTTCTTAATGAAACCATTCAGGCGCAAACCAAGGAGTTTAAGACTGGGATGAGTACCCTGTTGTTTCTTGTTGGTGCATGGAGCAATGCCATAGTGGAATGCCTCCAGCAGAATGTTCCGGTTTCAGCAATAGTATCTGTGATGTCTGAGGGGTTGAACTCTTGCTGTGAGAGAGTCCAGTGTCTTCAAATATCAATACATGATGTAAATAAAGAGCTTTGTTCTAGCAGTGTTAGGCCATACGCTTCTAAAAGCAAAACTTGCCAAACTGGTTGTGATAGTCTTCCAAATTCCcagcttttcctgtatttccagAAAGATATTTCTGTACCAGAAGTAATTCCAATGAATTCTTGTTCCCATCAAGATGATGATTGTAATTTTAACAAGCACCTGGTTTCACCTTTGCCTGGCTTTGATTCAGTAGCTTCTCTTGTCAAACCAGCAGGTGACAAAAGTACATCTGTGATTTCTGGAAGTGGTGTTGCCACATCCAGCTGTAACAAACAAAAGCTGACCCACAGCAGGTACTTCAGCACTCTAGGAAAAAGCCGTTTTTCAAGTCAGCAAGGTAATTTTCAGGGATACCATCTGGGACCATCAGCAGATTCATGTGAATGTCGTGGTTTAGGACACCTGGCAATGGCTCTGAGCCATGGAAATGAAACTAGCATGAAACTACTACAAAGCATTGTTACATATCAGCAAGAGACAGCAAAACACAGTGGCTCTTCCCAGTTAAATGTTGCAGATATAGTGACATGCTGCTTAGTGGGCCTGCCTGAAAGCTATTCTTGTGCCTCCCCAGGCTTTGTCACATTGGTATCACCAGAACAAGTCACAGTTATCAAATACTTTGAAGACAAACTCCTTCGGATTCTGCTAATAGATGGTGACCTAACTGAGCAATATCGTCACTTAGGTTTTAACAGACCGTGTAATGTGAGGACCATAGTGGAGCATCCTAGTCTACAGGAAGGAGACTTGTGGATAAGCAGTATGTTagataatttaataaaatttgaAGTAAACCTGGTTTTGGTCAAAGGAAATGTGTGTAAAAACTTAATGGAAAGCTGCATAGCAAATAGTATATTGTTAGTTAGTTCTGTGACTTGGAATGTGTTGTGTGCCTTTGGGGAAGTCACTGGTGCCCAGCCAGTGACATACCTCAGCCAGCTGAATGCTTCTTGTGTGGGGAGTGGGGCCCAAGTGGAGTTGTGGAAGGCCTGTGATGGGCGTGCAATGGATCTGGGTGAACTCGTACCAGTCAGAATAAAAGCACAAGGACTTCCTCTGCTCACAGCTCTGCTTACCACTACTGTAGCTTCAAAGATGCAGTTCATTGAAGACCAGTTCTGGACTTTAATGTATCGACTCCATCATGCTTTAATTGACAAGAAGGTTTTTATTGGTGGTGGTGCAGTGGAGCTCTTGTGCCTCAGTCACATTCAGATGCTTGTCGAGCAGCCTTTGCAGCTACCAAATCAAAATGCTGCGAAAGAGTTTCACAATCCTTGGCAGGCAGCATCTGCAAGGGGGTATAACTCAGTTGTACTCCAAGCGTTAGCAAGCGGCTGGAAACAGTATCTTTTGGTGGTTATGTGTAACACCACAAAAGCTGCCTCGGAGTTGGAAGCGTGCACCTCAGTTGATAATTAcctcagaaaagcagctgactGTGGCTCTCCTTCAGCGTACATATTGAACGAGTTTAGAAGAGGTTGTCTGCTCAGGGATGGTGCTGGTCCCTTCACTGACCACAGGGAGGGTTTAAAGGTTTATGATAATGTTACAGCCAAGACAGAGGCATGGCGGAGAGCTCTAGATTTGGTGCTACTAGTACTTCAAACAGATGCTGAAATTGTCACAAGTCCCAGAAAGAATCAGCTATTGAACTCGCATGTCTCAAGtgaatttatgtttttataG